The Gillisia sp. Hel_I_86 genome has a segment encoding these proteins:
- a CDS encoding DinB family protein, with translation MDTLKQLRDELTFEYTVTKKFFDNYPEKNNNYAPHEKSMKMIDLVTHIASIFGWPVVMLDTSELDISEADQTEKVENKMQLKALLEKEYKASISALEVAAESDLEPRWGLTMKGEKLMEWTKYGAIRHALDQITHHRAQLGVYYRLLDIPVPASYGPSADDQNF, from the coding sequence ATGGATACATTAAAGCAATTAAGGGATGAACTTACCTTTGAGTACACGGTTACTAAAAAGTTCTTCGACAATTATCCCGAAAAAAACAACAACTATGCTCCACACGAAAAAAGCATGAAAATGATCGACTTAGTTACGCACATCGCATCAATCTTTGGGTGGCCGGTTGTTATGTTGGACACTTCTGAGCTTGATATTTCAGAAGCAGATCAAACAGAAAAGGTAGAAAACAAGATGCAGTTGAAAGCGCTATTGGAGAAAGAATACAAGGCTTCGATATCAGCCCTTGAAGTGGCTGCAGAGTCTGATCTCGAGCCTAGATGGGGACTCACTATGAAGGGTGAAAAATTGATGGAGTGGACAAAATATGGTGCCATTCGCCATGCACTCGATCAAATTACCCATCATCGTGCCCAACTGGGCGTTTACTATCGCTTGCTGGATATCCCAGTACCCGCAAGTTATGGCCCTTCTGCCGATGATCAGAATTTTTAA
- a CDS encoding NmrA/HSCARG family protein, which produces MKTILVTGATGAQGGSVARHLLQQENFKVRCLTRNPESDAALALESKGAEIIKADLSDKETLIAAMQGCYGVFGVTNFWEHFGGELQQGLNLVDAVEAANIDHFVFSTLPSAEQLSNGTLSVPHFETKAAMENYSRSKDTPTTYVHAAFYFENFLSFFPPMKQEDGTYGFGFPQGNTPLAALSIEDLGGIVNTIFSDPSKYIGKLIGAVAEDLEPVKYAEIMTKVLGKTIQYKDIPREVFASFGFPGAEDLATQFTCNRLHILERKADRKSSHEMYPEIKGFEQWLTENKEKFAPFFLE; this is translated from the coding sequence ATGAAAACCATATTAGTTACTGGAGCAACAGGAGCCCAAGGAGGCAGTGTAGCTCGCCATTTATTACAACAGGAAAATTTTAAAGTAAGGTGTCTCACCAGAAACCCCGAATCTGATGCTGCTCTCGCACTCGAATCAAAGGGTGCCGAAATTATAAAAGCAGATTTATCTGACAAGGAAACGCTCATTGCAGCCATGCAAGGCTGCTATGGGGTATTTGGTGTCACCAATTTTTGGGAACATTTCGGTGGAGAATTACAACAGGGACTAAACCTGGTAGATGCTGTAGAAGCAGCAAATATTGACCACTTTGTTTTCAGTACGCTTCCAAGTGCTGAACAATTATCCAATGGAACTTTATCCGTACCTCATTTTGAAACCAAAGCGGCCATGGAGAATTACAGCAGATCGAAAGACACGCCAACAACGTATGTTCATGCAGCCTTTTATTTCGAGAATTTTCTATCCTTCTTTCCACCAATGAAACAGGAAGATGGCACTTATGGATTCGGGTTCCCGCAAGGGAATACGCCATTGGCTGCTTTGTCCATTGAAGATTTAGGTGGAATCGTAAACACGATTTTCAGCGACCCTTCTAAATACATCGGGAAACTTATAGGTGCTGTTGCTGAAGACTTGGAGCCTGTAAAGTATGCCGAGATCATGACGAAGGTTCTTGGGAAAACCATCCAATACAAGGATATACCAAGAGAGGTCTTTGCTTCATTTGGCTTCCCGGGAGCAGAAGATCTTGCAACTCAGTTTACCTGCAACCGATTACACATTCTAGAAAGAAAAGCAGACCGGAAATCAAGTCATGAAATGTATCCTGAAATAAAAGGATTTGAACAATGGCTCACAGAAAACAAGGAAAAGTTTGCGCCCTTCTTTCTGGAATAA
- a CDS encoding pyridoxamine 5'-phosphate oxidase family protein, translated as MMKNKITQDMFPAFQGVIPPTLATVSLDGTPNVTYISHVHYIDEDYLAISRQFFSKTWKNINENPHFTVAVNCPETFSLWKINLCFEKEETEGDLFEEMNMIITAIASMQGMEDTFKLQSAVICKVESIQTLVLNGKIN; from the coding sequence ATGATGAAAAACAAAATAACACAGGATATGTTTCCTGCCTTTCAAGGTGTTATACCACCTACACTTGCCACGGTGTCTCTTGATGGAACGCCAAATGTGACGTATATTTCGCATGTTCACTACATAGATGAGGACTACCTGGCTATATCACGGCAGTTTTTTAGCAAAACCTGGAAAAACATCAACGAGAATCCACATTTTACGGTAGCTGTAAACTGCCCTGAAACGTTTTCCCTCTGGAAAATTAACCTATGCTTTGAGAAAGAAGAAACGGAAGGCGACTTGTTTGAAGAAATGAACATGATCATTACGGCAATAGCATCCATGCAGGGTATGGAAGATACTTTCAAATTGCAATCTGCAGTTATTTGCAAAGTCGAATCAATTCAAACGCTCGTGCTCAATGGAAAAATCAATTGA
- a CDS encoding SRPBCC domain-containing protein: MKQKEFKTIINAPKEKVWRVLWSKETYPIWTAPFCEGSRAETDWQEGGKVLFLGSNNNGMLSRILSKIANEYMSFEHQGVVKNGKEDLTGADAKSVQGAQENYILQEKGGTTELKVGVDITEEYSEYFQKTFHKALQIVKELSEQ, translated from the coding sequence ATGAAACAGAAAGAATTCAAAACAATCATTAATGCCCCCAAAGAAAAAGTTTGGAGGGTGCTTTGGAGCAAGGAGACATATCCCATATGGACTGCCCCTTTTTGTGAAGGCTCACGTGCCGAAACCGATTGGCAGGAAGGGGGCAAAGTACTTTTCTTGGGCTCCAACAATAATGGGATGCTAAGCAGGATCCTTTCTAAAATAGCCAATGAGTATATGTCTTTTGAGCATCAGGGGGTTGTAAAAAATGGCAAAGAAGATTTAACTGGTGCAGATGCGAAATCGGTACAGGGTGCGCAAGAAAATTACATCCTGCAGGAAAAAGGCGGGACAACAGAATTAAAGGTAGGCGTTGATATTACCGAAGAATATTCAGAATATTTTCAAAAAACATTTCATAAAGCCTTACAGATAGTTAAGGAGCTATCGGAACAATGA
- a CDS encoding low molecular weight phosphatase family protein, which produces MHIFKTIDTVISTLNVDTIKNKRKEILQPLIDYIKAKVAENKEIRINFICTHNSRRSHLSQFWAQTLAYHFNIKNVFCYSGGTESTALFPTVAETLQSSGFEIKKISEGNNPIHSIKYADNEHPIIGFSKKLDDDFNPKSGFVAIMTCDSANEACPFVPGTEKRIPITFEDPKAFDNTPQQAEKYKERSLQIATELFYVFSQINS; this is translated from the coding sequence ATGCACATTTTTAAAACCATTGATACCGTTATTTCAACATTGAACGTTGATACCATTAAAAATAAACGAAAAGAAATTTTACAGCCCTTAATTGATTATATTAAAGCTAAAGTAGCTGAAAACAAAGAAATTAGAATCAACTTCATCTGTACTCACAATTCACGAAGAAGTCATTTATCTCAATTTTGGGCACAAACTTTGGCCTATCATTTCAACATCAAAAATGTATTCTGTTATTCAGGTGGCACAGAAAGTACCGCACTTTTTCCAACGGTTGCAGAAACTTTGCAAAGTTCAGGTTTTGAAATTAAAAAAATTTCAGAGGGCAACAACCCTATTCACAGTATTAAATATGCTGACAATGAGCATCCAATAATAGGGTTTTCAAAAAAACTGGATGACGATTTCAACCCAAAATCAGGATTTGTAGCCATTATGACGTGCGATTCAGCAAATGAAGCCTGTCCATTTGTTCCAGGTACAGAAAAACGTATTCCCATAACTTTTGAAGACCCAAAAGCGTTTGACAATACACCCCAACAGGCGGAAAAATATAAGGAAAGAAGTCTTCAAATCGCTACTGAGTTATTTTATGTTTTCTCTCAAATCAATTCATAA
- a CDS encoding VOC family protein has protein sequence MKSIWLNLPVKDIQKSKKFFKAIGFRENPLYSKVEHFASFFIGENDFVLMLFPEDTFKSFSQNEILDPLKGTEALLSIDAQNKTEVDEMAKKVSKAGGKIFAEPSERDGWMYGFGFMDMDGHRWNMLYMDMDKMPEQ, from the coding sequence ATGAAATCAATCTGGCTGAACCTCCCCGTTAAGGACATACAAAAATCAAAAAAATTCTTTAAAGCCATAGGCTTTCGCGAAAATCCTTTGTATTCAAAAGTTGAACATTTTGCAAGCTTCTTTATAGGAGAAAATGACTTTGTGTTGATGCTTTTCCCCGAAGACACCTTTAAGTCCTTTTCGCAAAATGAAATTTTGGATCCTTTAAAAGGAACGGAGGCACTTTTGAGTATCGACGCACAAAACAAGACCGAAGTGGATGAAATGGCTAAAAAAGTCAGCAAGGCAGGTGGGAAAATTTTTGCCGAGCCTAGCGAAAGGGATGGTTGGATGTATGGCTTTGGGTTTATGGATATGGATGGCCACCGCTGGAATATGCTCTATATGGATATGGACAAAATGCCGGAACAATAG
- a CDS encoding iron chaperone, producing MKKSKNVNEYIENSSEESRSIMEELRQIIKSTVPEAEERIAWNVPNYKLNGVLAGFAAYSKHVSVGFSEGGLSDEERKLFGDKGYKTGKGTVQIKFDQEVPSTIIKQVLKSHAKMNESRKK from the coding sequence ATGAAGAAATCTAAAAACGTAAATGAATATATCGAAAATTCGTCCGAGGAATCCCGTTCTATTATGGAAGAACTTCGCCAAATAATTAAGTCCACCGTTCCAGAAGCCGAAGAAAGAATTGCTTGGAATGTCCCAAATTACAAGCTTAATGGAGTTTTAGCGGGTTTTGCAGCATATTCTAAACATGTGAGTGTTGGATTTAGTGAAGGTGGGCTAAGCGACGAAGAACGTAAACTATTTGGAGATAAAGGATATAAAACAGGAAAGGGTACGGTACAAATTAAATTTGACCAAGAAGTTCCTTCCACAATAATCAAACAAGTTCTCAAATCGCACGCAAAAATGAATGAATCAAGAAAGAAATAA
- a CDS encoding VOC family protein: MKVNPYLNFDGNAEEAFNFYKSVFGGEFIANMKMGDAPDTEKLPKEEQKRTMHISLPIGKDTILMASDIVPSMGHTLNKGNNMYVSLHPESREEADRLFNGLSAGGDIEMPMEDQFWGDYFGSFTDKFGMKWMINYNEQNKQ, encoded by the coding sequence ATGAAAGTAAATCCATATTTAAACTTTGACGGCAATGCCGAAGAAGCATTCAATTTTTACAAATCGGTATTTGGTGGTGAATTTATCGCCAATATGAAAATGGGAGATGCTCCCGATACGGAAAAATTGCCTAAAGAAGAACAGAAACGAACAATGCATATCTCGTTGCCCATAGGCAAGGATACCATCTTGATGGCTTCGGATATTGTACCCTCGATGGGCCATACCCTGAACAAAGGAAACAATATGTATGTTTCACTTCACCCCGAAAGCAGGGAAGAAGCGGATCGATTATTCAATGGACTTTCCGCAGGGGGCGATATCGAAATGCCAATGGAGGACCAGTTTTGGGGAGATTATTTTGGAAGTTTTACCGATAAGTTCGGGATGAAGTGGATGATTAATTATAACGAACAGAACAAGCAATGA
- a CDS encoding SRPBCC family protein: protein MSKPKTITIETPINASLDKVWRFWTEPEHIKQWNNASPDWHTPKAQNDLKKGGKFSTRMEAKDGSMGFDFGGTYDEIVPNKQIKYTLDDGRKVDITFMKANKGITITETFEPESQNPVDMQKQGWQAILDNFKKYVESKNKST, encoded by the coding sequence ATGAGCAAACCTAAAACCATTACCATAGAAACCCCTATTAACGCCAGCCTTGATAAGGTTTGGCGTTTTTGGACTGAACCAGAACATATCAAACAATGGAACAATGCTTCCCCAGACTGGCACACACCAAAAGCACAGAATGATCTGAAAAAAGGGGGTAAATTCAGCACAAGAATGGAAGCCAAGGATGGTAGTATGGGATTTGATTTTGGAGGAACTTATGATGAAATAGTTCCCAACAAGCAAATCAAGTACACATTGGATGATGGCAGAAAAGTGGATATTACATTTATGAAAGCTAATAAGGGAATAACAATTACGGAAACTTTTGAGCCTGAAAGTCAAAACCCTGTGGATATGCAAAAACAAGGTTGGCAAGCCATTCTGGATAATTTTAAGAAGTATGTAGAATCAAAGAATAAATCAACATAA
- a CDS encoding GlxA family transcriptional regulator yields the protein MKHVSILVPKGHVSVVNIAGTHQMLSWVNEFLQQSGKEPMFHIQLVGLEGQPDSGGGLFPVKPETVIEEIPKTDLIILPAIHSDFEKSLKQNSALTPWLIKQYKDGAEIVSLCISSFFLAATGLLDGKPCSTHWQSANMFRELFPNVILTDEKIVTEADGIYTSGGAYAFTNLVIYLIEKFAGRETAVMAAKGFMIDIDRSSQSPFMIFSGQKSHKDDEVLKAQDYIEQNYKDKISVEDLCEHIALSRRTLERRFKKATSNSVLEYLQRVKVEAAKKELEKGRKTVNEVMYDVGYSDPKAFRDVFRKITDMTPLDYLNKYSGKLEI from the coding sequence ATGAAGCACGTATCCATCCTTGTCCCTAAAGGGCACGTAAGTGTTGTAAATATTGCAGGAACGCATCAAATGCTATCCTGGGTCAATGAATTTCTTCAACAATCAGGTAAAGAACCAATGTTCCATATTCAATTGGTAGGTCTTGAAGGGCAACCGGATAGCGGTGGCGGGCTTTTTCCTGTTAAACCTGAAACCGTGATAGAGGAAATTCCAAAAACTGATTTAATTATCCTTCCCGCTATCCATTCAGATTTCGAGAAAAGTTTAAAACAAAATAGTGCATTGACACCCTGGCTTATCAAGCAATATAAAGATGGTGCGGAAATCGTAAGTCTCTGTATTTCCTCCTTTTTTCTTGCCGCCACAGGGCTACTGGACGGGAAACCGTGTTCTACGCATTGGCAATCGGCCAATATGTTTAGGGAACTGTTCCCGAATGTTATTTTGACCGATGAAAAAATCGTGACCGAGGCCGATGGCATCTATACGAGCGGTGGCGCATACGCTTTTACCAATTTGGTCATTTACTTAATAGAAAAATTTGCTGGTCGGGAAACTGCAGTTATGGCCGCAAAAGGATTTATGATTGATATTGACCGTAGCAGTCAATCGCCTTTTATGATTTTTTCGGGACAAAAATCGCATAAAGATGATGAAGTTTTGAAGGCCCAGGATTACATAGAGCAAAACTATAAAGATAAAATATCGGTTGAGGATTTGTGTGAGCATATCGCTTTGAGCCGACGCACCTTAGAACGCCGTTTTAAAAAAGCAACCTCCAATTCTGTCCTGGAATACCTACAAAGGGTAAAAGTGGAAGCGGCAAAAAAAGAACTGGAAAAAGGCCGTAAAACCGTAAATGAGGTAATGTATGACGTTGGGTATTCTGACCCCAAAGCGTTCCGGGATGTTTTTAGAAAGATTACAGATATGACACCTTTGGATTATTTGAATAAATATAGTGGCAAGCTTGAGATATAA
- a CDS encoding dihydrofolate reductase family protein, which produces MRKIILSMMVSLDGYIEGTNNDIHWHVWDDKMEDYMMDFFQTVDTFIYGRKSYELMLGYWSGQTGAFADMMNKTPKIVFTKTLEKVEWNSKIVSKNVVEEINMEKNKKGRDLVLFAGAGIASTFIMHDLIDEYRLIINPVVLGKGTSLFPDKKRLKLKLLEAKAFDCGNTLLIYKPEKRIKSSQL; this is translated from the coding sequence ATGAGAAAGATAATTTTATCAATGATGGTATCCCTTGATGGATATATTGAAGGAACGAACAATGACATACATTGGCACGTTTGGGATGATAAAATGGAAGATTATATGATGGACTTTTTCCAAACAGTCGATACTTTTATTTATGGCCGAAAATCCTATGAACTCATGCTAGGCTATTGGTCGGGCCAAACCGGAGCGTTCGCCGATATGATGAACAAGACCCCTAAGATAGTTTTCACCAAAACATTGGAGAAGGTAGAATGGAATTCTAAGATAGTGTCTAAAAACGTCGTCGAGGAAATTAACATGGAGAAAAATAAGAAAGGGAGGGATCTGGTGCTGTTTGCAGGAGCGGGTATCGCATCGACTTTTATAATGCACGATTTGATTGATGAATATCGCCTTATTATTAATCCGGTCGTGTTGGGTAAAGGTACAAGCTTGTTTCCAGACAAGAAACGATTGAAATTGAAACTACTAGAGGCCAAAGCATTTGATTGTGGAAATACCTTGCTTATTTATAAGCCTGAGAAAAGAATCAAATCTAGTCAATTATGA
- a CDS encoding response regulator: protein MENQPQKFKIIIIDDDYLTTMLHHKKLVQNEMTPVTPIIFNDPREALTYFSHCCTSKTTYIILLDLEMPYLNGIELLRRLKRLKKKIKTLDFFVFILSSVIDSTVIKSLREYPEVRGYYNKPFSDNHCSHLKNKIHAFKNNDESVNTGFLLNG from the coding sequence ATGGAAAATCAGCCCCAAAAATTCAAAATTATAATTATTGATGATGATTATTTAACTACTATGTTGCATCACAAAAAATTGGTCCAAAATGAAATGACCCCCGTAACTCCAATTATTTTTAATGACCCTAGGGAAGCCCTTACTTATTTTTCTCATTGTTGCACCTCAAAAACAACCTACATTATCCTACTGGATCTGGAGATGCCATATTTAAATGGCATCGAATTATTGCGAAGATTAAAACGTTTGAAAAAAAAGATTAAAACATTAGATTTTTTCGTTTTTATTTTAAGTTCCGTCATAGATTCCACGGTAATAAAAAGTCTTAGAGAATATCCTGAAGTTAGAGGTTATTATAACAAACCTTTTTCAGATAATCATTGTTCCCATTTGAAGAATAAAATTCACGCTTTCAAAAATAATGATGAAAGCGTAAATACAGGGTTTTTATTGAATGGATAG
- a CDS encoding RNA polymerase sigma factor, with the protein MEDLQLVPAIRKGDNSAFKMLFNNNYKKLIGYVRTFTNNQEEAADVVQEAFLSLWENRSLLDTERSPKNYLYKIAYNCYMDRYSKRKKEECFFKELKKEALEEHIFNDPQLLERRLERLTVIINNLPPRCKEILKLNKIQGYTQKTIAEDLDISVKTVEAHIRKAYKKIREGFKDDDLFLMVIIKILKL; encoded by the coding sequence ATGGAAGATTTACAGTTAGTACCCGCCATTAGAAAAGGAGACAATTCAGCTTTCAAAATGCTTTTCAATAATAATTATAAGAAGCTTATAGGCTATGTAAGGACTTTTACAAACAATCAGGAGGAAGCTGCAGATGTAGTACAGGAAGCTTTTCTTAGTTTATGGGAAAATCGCAGCCTCTTAGATACAGAGCGTTCCCCCAAGAACTACCTTTACAAAATTGCATATAATTGTTATATGGATCGATATAGCAAGCGGAAGAAGGAAGAATGTTTTTTTAAAGAATTGAAGAAAGAGGCATTGGAAGAACATATCTTTAACGATCCACAGTTACTGGAACGGCGATTAGAAAGATTGACGGTAATTATAAACAACCTTCCACCTCGCTGCAAAGAAATATTAAAGCTCAACAAAATTCAAGGCTATACCCAAAAAACAATCGCTGAAGATTTGGATATATCTGTAAAGACTGTAGAGGCCCATATACGCAAAGCTTACAAAAAAATAAGGGAAGGATTTAAGGATGATGATTTGTTCTTAATGGTTATCATCAAAATTTTAAAGCTGTAA
- a CDS encoding YdeI/OmpD-associated family protein: MKDTNDILVQQTKNIQATRQIRFKNFEEIRELESSVKTYIFETIEVEKVGLEVKMKKTSEFDMPEEFKKALEDDANLKKAIQSLTPGRQRGYLLYFSNAQQSKIRTARMEKCTGQILNGKGLND, from the coding sequence TTGAAAGACACAAATGATATATTGGTTCAGCAAACAAAAAATATTCAAGCAACACGCCAAATCCGGTTTAAGAATTTTGAAGAAATCAGAGAATTAGAGTCTTCCGTCAAAACTTACATTTTTGAGACCATTGAGGTAGAAAAAGTAGGCTTGGAAGTGAAGATGAAAAAGACTTCGGAATTTGATATGCCCGAGGAATTTAAAAAAGCATTAGAAGATGATGCGAATTTAAAAAAAGCCATCCAATCATTGACGCCAGGCCGACAAAGAGGATATCTATTATATTTTTCAAATGCCCAGCAATCTAAAATCAGAACGGCAAGAATGGAAAAGTGTACAGGGCAAATTCTGAATGGTAAAGGTCTTAACGATTAA
- a CDS encoding LytR/AlgR family response regulator transcription factor, with translation MSKIRILATEDDPIHEAKLRMVMDSLKYDLIDVIVDPHQVIPIIRATNPDILLMDVDLNSDISGIDLVNKINELFDIPTVFLTSFHDASTFNKAKETQPVAYITKPYKAEELERSIALAIFNKQKERIGIASSINTRITKHLFVKDGASLTKVLLSDIRYIEAYDKYCYIHLQNKKYMIKERLKNISEKFPDDLFLQVHRSYIINLEAIDDIKLTQNMLLIGEKKIGIGKTYRRAFLSRISIL, from the coding sequence ATGTCCAAAATTAGAATATTAGCAACAGAAGACGATCCCATTCATGAAGCAAAACTTCGAATGGTGATGGATTCATTAAAATACGATTTAATTGATGTTATAGTTGATCCTCATCAGGTGATTCCTATAATTCGAGCAACAAATCCTGATATCTTATTGATGGATGTTGATTTGAATAGTGATATCTCGGGAATTGATTTGGTTAATAAAATCAATGAGTTATTTGATATTCCAACCGTTTTTTTAACCTCGTTTCATGATGCTAGTACTTTCAATAAAGCCAAGGAAACACAACCTGTGGCCTACATCACTAAACCATATAAAGCAGAGGAATTAGAGCGAAGTATAGCGCTTGCGATTTTTAATAAACAAAAGGAAAGAATAGGTATCGCTAGCTCTATTAATACGCGTATAACAAAGCATCTTTTTGTGAAAGACGGCGCTTCATTAACGAAAGTGCTACTCTCAGACATCAGATATATTGAAGCGTATGACAAGTATTGCTACATCCATCTACAGAACAAGAAGTACATGATTAAGGAACGGTTAAAGAACATATCCGAAAAGTTCCCAGATGATCTTTTCTTACAAGTGCATCGCTCTTATATCATCAATCTCGAAGCCATTGATGATATTAAACTGACTCAAAATATGTTATTGATTGGGGAGAAGAAAATTGGAATTGGAAAAACATATAGGCGCGCTTTTCTTTCCAGAATTAGCATACTTTGA
- a CDS encoding GAF domain-containing sensor histidine kinase, whose product MEKSIESLEKELLEEKRKNVLLRNVAVELAKLSPLKEKLDNILELLDDNFNLKHTMLLFPAKKDTILRVFASRGFCDLGIGVEIPFNYGVVGTVASKKKKLRISRLSQYRKYANAFHKKDKSASQTIKLPGLPNAESLVALPLIANNELVAVLSCESEDILFFHKSDEVFLMTLSQQIAVSIQNSIVFEQLEERVKLRTKELENLNKTKDRLFSIIGHDLRSPVTSLEGIAELFEYYNAKGKNEQLLALGPRISFAAKNVNQLLDNLLNWSLGQQEGLQCSPQKIDLQPLIKDVHHLFTDFIASKHIRFLHFDDDKASVFADYNMIFSVLRNVISNSIKFTPSGGQIEVSTNDIEDNVQITIKDTGIGMDHEKIETLFSLQENKSTLGTDREKGSGLGLVLVNEFMLLNKGTINIESSKAGTSIHLLLPRK is encoded by the coding sequence ATGGAAAAATCAATTGAGTCATTAGAGAAAGAACTCCTAGAAGAGAAGAGAAAAAACGTGCTTTTAAGAAATGTTGCCGTAGAGCTCGCAAAGCTTTCTCCCCTGAAGGAAAAGCTCGATAATATTTTAGAATTACTAGACGATAATTTCAATCTAAAGCACACCATGCTTTTGTTTCCGGCTAAGAAAGATACCATACTTCGGGTTTTTGCCAGCCGGGGATTTTGCGATTTAGGAATTGGCGTTGAGATACCCTTTAATTATGGTGTAGTAGGCACTGTGGCCAGCAAGAAGAAAAAATTAAGAATTTCCCGATTATCTCAGTATCGAAAATATGCAAATGCCTTCCACAAAAAAGATAAATCCGCTTCCCAAACTATCAAACTTCCCGGTCTCCCCAATGCTGAAAGTTTAGTGGCTTTGCCGCTTATTGCCAATAATGAATTGGTGGCCGTTTTGTCTTGTGAAAGTGAGGACATCCTGTTTTTCCATAAATCAGATGAAGTGTTTTTAATGACGCTATCTCAGCAAATAGCGGTCTCTATTCAAAACTCCATCGTCTTCGAGCAATTGGAAGAACGCGTAAAACTTCGTACCAAGGAGCTGGAAAACCTGAACAAAACAAAGGATCGCTTATTTTCTATAATTGGGCACGACCTAAGAAGTCCTGTTACCTCCCTGGAGGGGATCGCTGAACTATTTGAATACTACAATGCGAAAGGAAAAAATGAACAGCTCCTGGCGCTGGGGCCAAGGATCAGTTTTGCAGCAAAAAACGTTAATCAACTCCTCGACAACCTCTTGAATTGGTCTCTGGGCCAGCAAGAAGGCCTTCAATGCTCACCTCAAAAAATAGATTTACAGCCTTTGATAAAAGACGTTCATCATCTTTTCACCGATTTCATTGCTTCTAAGCATATTCGTTTTTTGCATTTTGATGATGATAAAGCATCCGTATTTGCTGATTACAATATGATTTTTAGTGTATTGAGAAATGTAATCAGCAATTCCATAAAGTTTACGCCCTCAGGCGGACAAATTGAGGTCTCTACCAATGATATTGAGGACAACGTTCAAATCACGATCAAAGACACTGGTATTGGAATGGATCATGAAAAGATTGAAACCCTGTTTTCACTTCAGGAAAACAAGAGCACACTTGGAACGGATCGTGAAAAGGGGTCAGGCTTAGGTCTGGTGCTCGTCAACGAATTTATGCTGCTCAATAAAGGAACCATCAATATAGAAAGTTCAAAAGCAGGAACCAGCATCCATTTGCTACTTCCGAGGAAATAG
- a CDS encoding VOC family protein: protein MKTSNSIVWFEIYVDDMERASTFYESVLDVKLEALPNPTGDDMEMRSFPGDMEKYGANGSLVKMEGVKAGGNINLVYFNSEDCATEERRVEKAGGKIFKPKMSIGELGFVSLLFDTEGNMAGLHSIQ, encoded by the coding sequence ATGAAAACATCAAATTCAATAGTCTGGTTCGAAATCTATGTAGATGATATGGAGCGGGCATCAACGTTTTATGAAAGCGTTCTAGACGTGAAGTTGGAAGCACTGCCCAATCCCACAGGCGACGATATGGAAATGAGAAGTTTCCCGGGAGACATGGAAAAATATGGTGCAAATGGAAGCTTGGTCAAGATGGAAGGGGTAAAAGCAGGTGGTAACATCAACCTTGTTTATTTTAATAGCGAAGACTGCGCTACGGAAGAAAGGCGGGTAGAAAAAGCGGGTGGTAAAATCTTTAAACCAAAAATGTCCATTGGCGAGCTTGGGTTTGTCTCCCTATTATTTGATACAGAGGGTAATATGGCCGGACTTCATTCGATTCAGTAG